TAAGATTGTTTCAAATTCGATTTCGATCGTATTATAATgatcttaatttataataatattggaAACTTTTCAGcgagcgacacaagtcgacacggAGTAACAAAGACAAAGCAACAcctgtgtcgacttgtgtcgctcgCTGaagcttttattatattatcaatatatcacTTTGTTAGCTGGAATCTTAAGATTAGATGATCCTCGAAGACTTGGGACGATCTTGAATATGAGATCGGTTAGTGACGGCTACTTTATCGTTAGATTGCATATCCCATTGATATCTTGGTCTTTgtcttttattatctttaatgtaatttggagtaatattttttcctgAATATTATTTGTCCTCCGcgtattatattgaaaataaattgatacacGTGTCCAAGACTTTGGTGTTTCAAGCGCTAACTAGGATCCTACGCAATGTAGGACCCTACCTTGTGAGGGTCTATCCAGataacttgcataggtgcacaAGCATATGCATAAGGAAATGGATTGATCTATTTCCtcatacacatgtatatagacaatgaattttttatgcttatgtttatgcgctatgcaaggtTTGTGGGGATAGACTCTAAATAGGAAagatgaattttaattattagtgTTATATATAGCACAGTTAGTAAGAAACGTGATTCGAGATATATATTTGAGGATTCGATCTCATTTCagtacaaatttctttttttcgttcgcaatctattgtaatattaatgttagtTTAACATTTAGGTGGATATgtttgattataaatatacatatatttatatattttttttatggaattatattttaattgcgcaaataattaaaatatttttaaacggagaaatttttttcgtggtttctctttttataaattatctgaaaatttctgacaaaGGAAATATGTCGGTACAtgatgtaaattgtaaattgtaagaGATACACGGTCTGTGTCTCGCTGCGCGTACACTTAGCGCGAGACACTACTTATTGTGTTTCTCTTGATAAACgtgtaaaacaaataatttctgtGTAGCACACTTTACAAATACATATTCCTTGCACGCGCATTTCGCGTACATGTCCCagatggaaaataaattaatcccTTGTGTTATTTCCCTTGTTTGTTATTTCCCTATTttcttttcagaaataaacccatttataaattatgagtTGTCCTGTATACATGTTCGATAATTGGTGTAACGCTTCTCGTGAGCAAGTAGAACGGATTAAACTGGATAGAAAAGCCCTGTGATTTGTGATTgtcgcaataattaataagaaattaattggtAAAGATCTACGAATGAGCGCGTGCATTCGCAGTTGCTATAGGGGTGCAGCGAGGCATTGGGAGGAAGGGCATGTAACGTTAGGCTATCTTTTCTCGCAGCGTTTTACCTAGCGTTTCACTTAGCATATGGAGCCACTTTTTCCAACGTCTGTTAACTCTACGCGATCGTGTTAACAGACGTTGGAAAAAGTGGCTCTTAAACTAATGCCAGACTACGCGTAATTCGTAATGATTTACGTTGTTTGATTTCACAAGAAAAATCGCTTTACTGACGACGTGGCGTGAATGGTAAACAACGAATGCAAGCTCGACAAATATGTCCATTTATCCTATTCGTGAACCTCGCACGAACGACGAATCTCGAACTGTTTCGAGACACGACGCGCGTATGGTCTGGCTTTAGATTCGTCGCTGAATCCCTTCCTTATGGATGAGAGACaaagggccaatttcaccaaccacggttagcttaaccgacggttaaagttataACCCAATAGTCAATAGTATTGGTCAAtactgctaactttaaccgtcggttaagctaaccgtggttggtgaaattggcccgaGACTTGTACCTccaggaaagaaaaatatttttctttcctggTGCCGCGCCCCTTTTTCTTATTAGGAACTCCCGAGAAAAAGAAGGTGTGACCATGTCTCTTCAGGTAGCTACGTCAGCAGGGGGTCTACtgtgtatcttgaaacgaggtgaaaCGTACGAAAGGGAGGAAATTCACTAGAGTatctacaatttcatttgttgaaatctagtaaatttgttcatctttttaatttttatctcattttaagATTGGtactaaaaaaagaacagcATTGCGAATTATGTAATCTGCATAAAGGCTCTCAGGGTTGCTAATATGGCTAAATAACATCACTTACTATTGCGAATGCTCATAAAGAGGCAGTCAGAATTTTTAGAACAGGTCAAGATCTACTCAGGATTACAGAGTCAACATTGATTGaatgaacaaataaaaatatatttctataaaaaatcattGAAATCATGAGTCAGCCgaaaaaaatcctttttaCGTGCTGCTTTTCAAATGAAGGTTTTAATTAGTTTCAGACCTAAAGGGACTCGAGATCATGCCAACCGCAATGGAGGAGTTGGTGGAACTTATTGGAACAGTCAGCAACAGACTCAAAAGGATTACGGTATAAAGAAGCAAAATCATAAGAAAACTCCAGGCGATTTACTGAAGAAGCCTACGTGGGACGTGGGAAAATTGCCCGTAATAGCAAAGAATTTATACGTTCCCCACATCAATATCGTGAACAGATCACCTGACGAGATCAACAAATATCATGCGGGCAAGGAGATCACTGTAGCGGGCAATAATACGCCTTCTCCCATTCAAGCCTTCGAAGAGAGCAACTTTCCAGACTATGTGATGGAAGAGATCAGGAAGCAAGGCTTTGCCGAGCCCACTGCGATTCAAGCTCAGGGCTGGCCGATCGCACTCAGCGGACGAGATTTAGTTGGAATCGCTCAAACTGGTTCCGGGAAAACTTTAGCGGTAAGTACAGCGTCTTATTTGAATTACGTAgttgataaaaattgataaaatacgTCGAGTAAAAACTATTTAGAAACTGATCGCTAATCTGAAAGGGAATCGGGAAAGACTGTGATGTACATAATAAGGCATCTAGATGttttagatttttgaaaaatatctacgttttcataacaaattatagaaaatatatagatattattgaaagatttgaaaaatttaaatgcctCTTTGTTCGCGCATTACTATttcctatatttattttagtatatcCTTCCGGCAACGGTGCACATCAACCATCAGCCTCGCCTCAGCCGTGGCGACGGACCAATTGTTCTGATTCTCGCTCCCACGCGCGAATTGGCTCAACAAATCCAAACGGTCGCACGTGATTTCGGCTCGTCCTCGTGCATCCGCAACACTTGCATCTTTGGAGGCTCGCCGAAGGGACCTCAAGCTCGCGATCTTGAACGCGGAGTGGAAATCTGTATCGCGACACCCGGTAGACTGATTGATTTCCTCGAGAAAGGTACCACGAATCTGCGTAGGTGCACATATCTGGTTTTGGACGAGGCTGATCGAATGCTGGATATGGGTTTCGAGCCACAGATACGCAAAATTATCGAGCAGATTCGACCTGATCGGCAGGTACTCATGTGGTCCGCCACTTGGCCCAAAGAAGTGCAGGCCCTCGCCGAAGACTTTCTCACTGATTATATCCAGATCAATATCGGGTCTCTAACTTTGGCAGCCAACCACAACATTCGGCAAATTATTGAGATCTGTCAGGAACACGAGAAGGAAACGAAATTGTCGCAATTGCTGCGCGAAATTGCATCCGAACGTTGCAACAAGATGATCATTTTCGTGGAGACAAAGAAGAAAGTGGATGACATCACGAAGGCAATTAAACGCGAAGGCTGGTCCGCGATCTCGATTCACGGTGACAAATCGCAGCCGGAGCGCGATTATGTTCTATCAGAATTTCGCAATGGGAAGACTATGATCTTGGTCGCGACAGATGTGGCTGCGCGTGGCTTGGATGTCGAGGACGTCAAGTACGTCATCAATTTTGATTATCCCAACAGCTCCGAGGACTACATCCACAGGATCGGCAGAACCGGTCGCTGCCAGAGCGCAGGTACTGCGTATGCTTACTTCACACCGAACAACGCGAGACAGGCGAAAGAGCTGATCGCAGTGCTGGAGGAGGCCGGTCAAGCTATAAACCCACAATTGGCGGACATGGCAAATTCTATGAGGAACCAATACGGCAAGGGACGGCAACGGTGGAGCCACGTACGAGGAAATAAAGATACCACGTCTCATGGAAGTCCTAGAAACAACATCAGCCCGACGATAAGCAACTGGCAGCATATGTTGCAGACGAACCAACAGCATGGGCATCACAATCAGATGATTCAGGAGAAAAGCGTGGCACGTCATCCTCGCAACAATGGCTATCAAACCAATCGGCAGAACAATTACCAACCACAGCATTCCTATCAGCAACAGCACCAGCAACGACAATCCATTACTGGCTACCAACCGAACAGCTACCAACAAGCGGCTAACAACACATGTCAACAACCCGTGCATCAGGCTACCAGCGCACCCAGGTACCAAGGCAGAACTGGATACCAGGGTAATCGTTTCCAAAGTCGGCAAAACGGCTTCAGCGGCAATCAGAACGGGCCCAATGTCTACTCGATGCCGCCGCCCTTCATGATGCCGTCCGGTGGACACGCGGACTCCGGGATCCAGAATCTCGTCAACAACAAGTTCTTCCAGACCAACCGACCGCCGCCCAACGCTGGTGCCTGTGCCTACCAATCGATGGGCTACGGCCAGTTTCAAGCAGTGCCGCCGTACGGTTACCCGTACCCGCCCACACCGGTGCAGCAGTGACGCCTCCCACGATGTAAGACCATCGGGGTACGGGCTAAATGAAAAGTAAGTATGTCCCGCCTATCGGGCTTTATTTGGATCGCTCTTGCATTGGGTAGTGGATccaattt
This sequence is a window from Temnothorax longispinosus isolate EJ_2023e chromosome 11, Tlon_JGU_v1, whole genome shotgun sequence. Protein-coding genes within it:
- the LOC139822491 gene encoding uncharacterized protein; this encodes MYTNGYSQNHNFRPKGTRDHANRNGGVGGTYWNSQQQTQKDYGIKKQNHKKTPGDLLKKPTWDVGKLPVIAKNLYVPHINIVNRSPDEINKYHAGKEITVAGNNTPSPIQAFEESNFPDYVMEEIRKQGFAEPTAIQAQGWPIALSGRDLVGIAQTGSGKTLAYILPATVHINHQPRLSRGDGPIVLILAPTRELAQQIQTVARDFGSSSCIRNTCIFGGSPKGPQARDLERGVEICIATPGRLIDFLEKGTTNLRRCTYLVLDEADRMLDMGFEPQIRKIIEQIRPDRQVLMWSATWPKEVQALAEDFLTDYIQINIGSLTLAANHNIRQIIEICQEHEKETKLSQLLREIASERCNKMIIFVETKKKVDDITKAIKREGWSAISIHGDKSQPERDYVLSEFRNGKTMILVATDVAARGLDVEDVKYVINFDYPNSSEDYIHRIGRTGRCQSAGTAYAYFTPNNARQAKELIAVLEEAGQAINPQLADMANSMRNQYGKGRQRWSHVRGNKDTTSHGSPRNNISPTISNWQHMLQTNQQHGHHNQMIQEKSVARHPRNNGYQTNRQNNYQPQHSYQQQHQQRQSITGYQPNSYQQAANNTCQQPVHQATSAPRYQGRTGYQGNRFQSRQNGFSGNQNGPNVYSMPPPFMMPSGGHADSGIQNLVNNKFFQTNRPPPNAGACAYQSMGYGQFQAVPPYGYPYPPTPVQQ